The following proteins are co-located in the Ailuropoda melanoleuca isolate Jingjing chromosome 13, ASM200744v2, whole genome shotgun sequence genome:
- the LOC100468547 gene encoding LOW QUALITY PROTEIN: olfactory receptor 139-like (The sequence of the model RefSeq protein was modified relative to this genomic sequence to represent the inferred CDS: inserted 1 base in 1 codon) has translation MEPGAWGNRTTVTEFILLGLTENIRLQTILFVVFLFAYLVTVGGNLSILAAIFVEPKLHSPMYYFLGNLSLLEIGCVTVTVPPMLACLLAHQCRVPYAACISQLFFFHLLAGVDCHLLTAMAYDRYLAICQPLTYSTLMSQEVQGALVAICCTVSFINALTHTVAVSVLDFCGPNVVNHFYCDLPPLFQLSCSSIHLNXQLLFVGATFMGVSPMILISVSYAHVTAAVLRIRSAEGRKKAFSTCGSHLTVVCIFYGTGFFSYMHLGSVSASDKDKGIGILNTILSPMLNPVIYSLRNPDVQGALKRVLMGKRPPE, from the exons ATGGAGCCAGGTGCCTGGGGGAACAGGACAACTGTCACTGAGTTCATCCTTCTTGGCCTCACAGAAAACATAAGACTGCAAACCATCCTTTTTGTCGTCTTCCTCTTTGCCTACCTGGTCACCGTCGGAGGCAACCTTAGCATCCTGGCTGCCATCTTTGTGGAGCCCAAACTCCACTCACCCATGTACTACTTCCTGGGGAATCTGTCTCTGCTGGAAATCGGATGTGTCACTGTCACTGTCCCTCCAATGCTAGCATGTCTCCTGGCCCACCAGTGCAGAGTCCCCTATGCTGCCTGCATTTCACagctcttctttttccatctcctGGCTGGTGTGGACTGTCACCTCCTGACGGCCATGGCCTACGACCGCTACCTGGCCATCTGCCAGCCCCTCACCTACAGCACCCTCATGAGCCAGGAAGTCCAGGGAGCCCTGGTGGCCATTTGCTGCACCGTCTCTTTTATCAATGCTCTCACTCACACAGTGGCTGTATCTGTGCTTGACTTCTGTGGCCCTAATGTGGTCAACCACTTCTACTGCGACCTCCCACCCCTTTTCCAGCTCTCCTGCTCCAGCATCCACCTCA GGCAGCTGCTTTTTGTGGGGGCCACGTTCATGGGGGTGTCCCCCATGATCCTCATCTCAGTGTCCTATGCCCATGTCACAGCTGCAGTGCTACGAATCCGTtcagcagaggggaggaagaaggcctTCTCCACGTGTGGCTCCCACCTCACTGTGGTCTGTATCTTTTATGGAACTGGCTTCTTCAGTTACATGCATCTGGGCTCCGTGTCAGCGTCAGATAAGGACAAGGGGATTGGGATCCTCAATACTATCCTTAGCCCCATGCTGAACCCAGTCATCTACAGCCTCCGGAACCCTGATGTGCAGGGGGCCCTGAAACGGGTGCTGATGGGGAAGCGGCCACCTGAATGA